A part of Arachis hypogaea cultivar Tifrunner chromosome 12, arahy.Tifrunner.gnm2.J5K5, whole genome shotgun sequence genomic DNA contains:
- the LOC112730373 gene encoding uncharacterized protein encodes MPVLQWMHNIDEPCYVTVLSLSTLRSNSREDAFKLASESGYCIILGSFWNCVFNLFCYGPELPFRKGYIASKLSNINKAFCAWELPSDIDLSGCKCHCGDCLLREELSKDALPEWIDWQLKKEIVLGFGILSSDLAALLCEPDENGGFTLIRLLSSGKFELQRYHACRASTRNLDHCHKEELWLDKHLHPFSEEEYKFQKRFHYLKLAYLQAYISDSLSKLLHRKLEKSHMQTRQKESSASKVHEFLCEKLNACGFGRLRSSAATAAVFKDIKPPTSLHEVALRRLWADLPMEVLQLAFLNYSQCPQVVNKHKIALDFLVLPELPQLPPFFLRKSSHHNNDDIVGPVRPFPFLLVLNEFYNGCSNLEDDEFSIEAELGLKYNEVMKVASNITVSTDCSTEISLSDDQEEAWDVQGADKALGQEVFDNHCPVELSLHAPLEISEPQGLKAYNLLKKHMSK; translated from the exons ATGCCAGTGTTACAATGGATGCATAATATTGATGAGCCTTGTTACGTAACTGTGCTAAGCTTGTCTACCTTGAGGTCCAACTCAAGGGAAGATGCTTTCAAGTTGGCTTCTGAGTCTGGATATTGCATTATACTGGGATCATTTTGGAATTGTGTGTTTAATCTCTTCTGTTATGGACCTGAATTGCCATTCCGAAAAGGATATATTGCTTCGAAGCTTTCAAATATTAACAAAGCATTCTGTGCCTGGGAGCTTCCGTCTGATATTGATTTATCTGGCTGCAAGTGTCATTGTGGAGATTGTCTCTTAAGGGAAGAGCTGTCAAAGGACGCTCTTCCTGAATGGATTGATTGGCAGCTGAAGAAAGAGATTGTCTTGGGTTTTGGAATTTTAAGCAGTGACCTGGCTGCCCTACTTTGTGAACCAGATGAAAATGGTGGATTTACACTGATAAGGCTGTTGTCATCTGGAAAGTTTGAATTGCAAAGATATCATGCTTGTCGGGCTTCAACTAGGAACTTAGATCATTGCCACAAAGAAGAATTATGGCTGGACAAACACTTGCATCCCTTCAGTGAGGAGGAATACAAATTTCAAAAAAGATTTCATTACCTAAAATTGGCTTACCTTCAGGCATATATTAGTGATAGTCTTTCTAAATTGCTACACAGGAAACTAGAAAAGAGTCACATGCAAACTCGACAGAAGGAATCTTCTGCGAGTAAAGTGCATGAGTTTTTGTGTGagaaattaaatgcttgtggGTTTGGTCGGTTAAGATCATCTGCTGCAACTGCTGCTGTCTTTAAAGATATAAAACCACCAACAAGCCTTCATGAAGTTGCTTTAAGGAGACTTTGGGCTGACTTGCCTATGGAGGTGTTACAATtggcatttttgaattattctcAATGTCCGCAAGTTGTAAACAAACATAAGATAGCTTTAGATTTCTTAGTTTTACCCGAGCTTCCTCAGTTGCCTCCATTCTTCTTACGGAAATCTTCACACCACAATAATGATGACATTGTGGGTCCAGTTAGGCCATTTCCATTTCTACTTGTGCTAAATGAATTTTACAACGGGTGCTCAAATTTGGAAGATGATGAGTTTTCCATAGAAGCAGAGCTTGGCCTCAAGTACAATGAAGTAATGAAGGTGGCTAGTAACATAACTGTTTCAACTGATTGCTCTACGGAGATATCTCTTTCTGATGATCAAGAGGAAGCTTGGGATG TCCAGGGAGCAGACAAAGCTCTTGGACAAGAGGTATTTGATAATCATTGCCCTGTTGAGTTGAGTCTTCATGCTCCATTGGAAATCTCTGAACCTCAAGGTTTAAAAGCATATAATCTACTGAAGAAACATATGTCAAAATGA